One Leptotrichia sp. OH3620_COT-345 DNA segment encodes these proteins:
- a CDS encoding L-threonylcarbamoyladenylate synthase: protein MNDVKKAGEILRNGGVVVFPTDTVYGIGALPIEKSVRKIYEIKKRDSSKKIIALIDDISRLNELIDETVGNFQKIFPVLKRFWPGELTVVFKANMEFMKKFDNKSETLGIRIPKNETALEVIKSAGGVILTTSANISGRKSAVKSDEIDGKITDNVDYVIVEEAKLTGVPSTIIKYENGEITLLRQGNITLEEIKKLMKG from the coding sequence ATGAACGATGTAAAAAAAGCAGGAGAAATACTACGGAATGGAGGTGTTGTAGTATTCCCGACAGATACTGTATACGGGATAGGTGCTCTTCCTATTGAAAAATCTGTAAGAAAAATTTATGAAATAAAAAAAAGAGATTCTTCAAAAAAAATAATTGCTTTAATTGACGATATTTCAAGGTTAAATGAACTAATAGATGAAACAGTTGGAAATTTTCAAAAAATTTTTCCTGTATTGAAAAGATTCTGGCCCGGAGAATTAACAGTAGTATTTAAGGCAAATATGGAATTTATGAAAAAATTTGATAATAAATCCGAAACTTTAGGAATAAGAATACCTAAAAACGAAACTGCTCTCGAAGTAATAAAAAGTGCAGGAGGAGTAATTCTAACTACAAGTGCGAATATTTCAGGACGGAAATCAGCTGTAAAATCAGATGAGATAGATGGAAAAATTACTGATAATGTAGATTATGTAATAGTTGAAGAAGCGAAGCTGACGGGAGTTCCTTCTACAATAATAAAATATGAAAATGGAGAAATTACTCTTCTTAGGCAAGGAAATATAACATTGGAAGAAATAAAAAAGTTAATGAAAGGATAA
- a CDS encoding viral A-type inclusion protein, translating to MAKMVNPNTINDMTLVNAKAQAKMSQLVQKIGKGKRKTKVTLSKSTRSYLTKLIEEMKKQMKIYEKQLPNLFQFFNYLDKEAKITKENKKEKTKDIALSFEELDFLKLQLRETIKGIDSMKSKLKWYNFLKKGLYKTLKKQNEVTLEELSKTTAIK from the coding sequence ATGGCAAAAATGGTAAATCCCAATACAATAAATGATATGACCCTGGTAAATGCCAAAGCGCAGGCAAAAATGAGCCAACTTGTACAGAAAATAGGTAAGGGTAAACGAAAAACAAAGGTTACATTAAGTAAAAGTACAAGAAGTTATCTGACAAAACTGATTGAAGAAATGAAAAAGCAGATGAAAATTTATGAAAAACAGTTACCTAATCTTTTTCAATTTTTCAATTATTTGGACAAGGAGGCAAAAATAACAAAGGAAAATAAAAAGGAAAAAACAAAAGATATTGCATTATCTTTTGAAGAATTGGATTTTTTGAAGCTTCAGCTAAGAGAAACTATAAAAGGGATAGACAGTATGAAAAGTAAACTGAAATGGTATAATTTCCTGAAAAAGGGATTGTATAAAACATTGAAAAAACAAAATGAAGTGACATTGGAAGAATTAAGTAAAACAACAGCAATAAAATAA
- a CDS encoding GspE/PulE family protein — protein sequence MKNVISYVNDILEMGIKERASDIHIKYDNDESEIKFRVDGILTESLKLEEKVSKTVFSKNIIEIISRLKILSEMNVAEKRKPQDGSFSFGFNGENYDIRAAFMPTVNGESIVLRILKSYLENTELETLGFSEKNRGILNRILSKKYGLILVSGPTGSGKSTTLMSIINILNNGEKKIISVEDPVENKIKGIVQVQVNEDIGVTFPEILKNTLRNDPDIIVISEIRDEITAEIAVRAALTGHLVIATIHTNDAISTIIRLSDMGIPKYLILDSLIGIIAQRLVGGKCRNCSGKGCKNCIKGYNGRISINEILAVSEKIKSILKDESSVHECKIKLKSLQYENFTDFEEDIKEKLAKNMLFEKDVFEFIN from the coding sequence ATGAAAAATGTTATATCTTATGTAAATGATATTCTTGAAATGGGAATAAAAGAGCGTGCAAGTGATATACATATAAAATATGATAATGATGAAAGTGAAATAAAATTCAGAGTAGACGGTATTTTGACAGAAAGCTTAAAATTGGAAGAAAAAGTAAGTAAAACAGTATTTTCAAAAAATATAATTGAAATAATTTCAAGATTAAAAATTTTATCTGAGATGAATGTTGCTGAAAAGAGAAAACCTCAGGACGGTAGTTTTTCCTTCGGGTTTAACGGAGAGAATTACGATATAAGAGCAGCGTTTATGCCAACTGTGAATGGAGAAAGCATAGTTCTCAGGATATTAAAAAGTTATCTTGAAAATACTGAACTTGAAACATTGGGATTTTCAGAAAAAAACAGAGGAATCCTAAACAGGATTTTAAGCAAAAAGTACGGGCTTATACTTGTAAGCGGTCCCACAGGCTCGGGAAAATCTACTACACTTATGTCAATAATTAATATACTGAATAACGGAGAAAAGAAAATTATATCAGTAGAAGATCCAGTGGAAAATAAAATAAAGGGTATAGTTCAAGTTCAGGTAAATGAAGACATAGGGGTTACATTTCCTGAAATATTGAAAAATACTTTAAGAAATGATCCTGATATAATAGTCATTTCTGAAATCAGAGACGAAATAACGGCTGAAATAGCAGTAAGAGCAGCTCTCACAGGTCATCTCGTTATTGCTACAATTCATACAAATGATGCAATTTCTACTATTATAAGATTATCTGATATGGGTATCCCGAAATATTTGATTCTTGATTCATTAATAGGGATTATAGCTCAGAGACTGGTAGGGGGAAAATGTCGTAATTGTTCGGGAAAAGGTTGCAAAAACTGTATAAAAGGCTATAATGGAAGAATTTCTATAAATGAAATACTTGCTGTAAGTGAAAAAATAAAAAGTATTTTGAAAGATGAAAGTTCAGTACATGAATGTAAAATAAAATTGAAATCACTTCAATATGAAAATTTTACCGATTTTGAAGAAGATATAAAAGAAAAATTAGCAAAGAATATGCTTTTTGAAAAAGATGTTTTTGAATTTATAAATTAA